GACCCGGACTTTCGTGAATACCTAGCGCGTCATATCGGCCGCGTCTTGCGGCGACATCGGACGCGCCCGCCCGAACCGTTTGCGGTAATCGCCCGGCGTGACGCCGACGCGCCGCTGAAACGCCCGGTGCAAACTGTCGAGACTGCCGAAGCCGACCCGCTCCGCCACGCGCGCCAGGGGCCAGTCGGAGGATTCCAGCAGCACCCTCGCCCGGTCCACTCTCGCCGCTTCCACGAAGGCCGCCGGCGTCATGGCGGTCTCTTTGCGGAAAAGCCGCGAAAAGGTCCGCTCCGTCATGCCGGCCCGTTCGGCAAGCCTGGGCAGGCTCAGGTCGCCAGAGGGGTCCATACAGATTTCGGCGATCAGCCCGCGCAACCTGGGTGTCGCCGCCGCCTGCATTTTCAGGCCGACGCTGTACTGGCTCTGCCCACCGGCCCGGTGCATGAACAGCACCAGATAGCGCGCGACCGTCAGTGCTGTCTCGGGGCCGTGATCCGCCTCCACGAAAGACAGGCACAGGTCGATGCCGGCCGTGACGCCGGCCGAGGTGTAAAGCGGCGGCTCGGCCACATAGATGGCGTCCGGCTCTACTTGCACGGCCGGACGGAACGCGCGCAAGGCATCGCAGTTGTCCCAGTGGGTCGTCGCGCGCCGCCCGTCCAAAAGTCCGGCGGCGGCCAGGATGAACGCACCGGTACAGACGCTGCCGATCCGGCGGGTGGAGCCGATCCGGCTCTGCAGCCATTCGGGCAGGCCGCTTGCGTAGGCGGTACAGATGCTGTCGTCGCTGCCGCCGCCGACAAGCACGGTATCGAGTTCATCCGGCAGCATCGAAAGCGGGAGCGAGCCGGCGAGTTTAACCCCTGAATTGGTGACGATTTCACCACCCTGAGGCGAGGCCAGCATGACCTCATAGGCCCCGGCGACCGCAAATCGATTGACCATGGAAAAGACCTCCAGCGGACCGACGAGGTCGAGCGACTGAACGCCGTCATAGCCGATAAGGGCGATTTTGCGATTCGGAGGTGCGGGAAAGGACATGGCGTAATCTGCGATAGATTTGACGGTTACGCCAGCCCCCTCGTTGCTTAGAATATCAGCGCCAACGTTTTGAATCCACATTGACCTGCAGAGACCGAGAGCTTTACCCAGAAGCCCCAATCAGAGAACAGCTTCTAAGTGGTCGAGTGTTACGTCCTTGTGAAGGCTCCAGAAAGATAAGAGTTCTTTAATGAATTGGTGAATTCGAAAAGTCTCTGAGAAATTTCTCTATGGGCAGTGATTCTCGTTGCGGTGGACCTCAATCTGTATCAGTTTGCGCCTTGAAGTCTCCACCGGGAGAGGTGGACTACTTGAGTACGCCAATCTTTCCAAAAGAAACTCTGCCCGCGCTCTCTTTCGCTCTGTGAGCCTGGGTATTGAATTGCGACGCATACAGTCTTAACGGGTAACCCGGTCGGTAAAACCGGCGGCGCGGCACTTCAAAGGGGTGGTTTATGAAGCTTGTTCTCGAAGCGCGCCATCTGTTCGATGGCAGCGTGCATGCCGTCGCCAAGCACGCGGCCGATACGGCCGATCACGATCATAGCCATCCCGCCGATCATACCCATTCGACCGAAAGCCATTCGGATCCGGCG
This genomic interval from Aliidongia dinghuensis contains the following:
- a CDS encoding GlxA family transcriptional regulator; translated protein: MSFPAPPNRKIALIGYDGVQSLDLVGPLEVFSMVNRFAVAGAYEVMLASPQGGEIVTNSGVKLAGSLPLSMLPDELDTVLVGGGSDDSICTAYASGLPEWLQSRIGSTRRIGSVCTGAFILAAAGLLDGRRATTHWDNCDALRAFRPAVQVEPDAIYVAEPPLYTSAGVTAGIDLCLSFVEADHGPETALTVARYLVLFMHRAGGQSQYSVGLKMQAAATPRLRGLIAEICMDPSGDLSLPRLAERAGMTERTFSRLFRKETAMTPAAFVEAARVDRARVLLESSDWPLARVAERVGFGSLDSLHRAFQRRVGVTPGDYRKRFGRARPMSPQDAADMTR